One window from the genome of Salisaeta longa DSM 21114 encodes:
- a CDS encoding heavy metal translocating P-type ATPase, translating into MPRCTYCDLPTPTPPVTDDAVDGAFCCQGCLLAHQLQADLDAPATPQALPDTAATTFVHLQGMHCSSCEDFIETLAHTTPGIYAAEASYAADMAKISYDPDALTPEDLTHRLSRAGYTAALSPDAADDSEGDTVVRLIFGGFFGMMVMAAYIVLLYPAYLTGDGLISLQDEGLTYVLTNLWAFTSFVLFITGWPILRGAAVSVRVLRPNMDLLVALAAVSAYLYSAGAVLAGQTDVYFDVTVVIILAVSLGGYYERRIKSRAAGLLADLTREQVDTARRHAATGVETVPVEALQPGDRVLVRAGERIPIDGTVVDGRAAVDESLLTGESVPVQRTVGDAVLGGAVVTDHALTVRVDAGAASTLDRLVSLMWSIQSSRPGAQRLADRIAAVFVPLVIGIAAVAFGLQLWAGASWSAALLTGLAVLIVSCPCALGLATPLAVAAGVREAMQHGIVIRDVSVFEKSPALRTLALDKTGTLTTGQMDVLEAPSDARVCQRAAAVEAASAHPIARALVASVGGDVAPASQVESFPRGVEGYVDGLRVRVGHPDWLAQDGWTLSDRHRARARAAQQRGQVPVAVGWDAAVRGLFVVGDALRADTPAVLKALRQMNVRTVVLTGDRMAAARPLRDRDLVDEVVADVRPETKSAVVKRLQEDGPVAMVGDGSNDAPALAAADVGIAVGPTALAADAADVVIMQGGLGRVPQVFALARATQRRIRQNLVWAFLYNAVAIPTAALGVLNPLVAALAMAASSLGVVANSARSLLPEQAAHAKHAQGNKRHTPSGTHQAAD; encoded by the coding sequence ATGCCCCGTTGTACGTACTGCGACCTCCCGACGCCCACGCCGCCCGTCACCGACGATGCCGTCGACGGCGCGTTCTGCTGTCAGGGCTGCTTGCTTGCGCATCAGCTGCAAGCGGACCTCGATGCGCCCGCTACCCCACAGGCGCTGCCCGATACCGCCGCAACGACCTTCGTGCATCTGCAGGGCATGCACTGCAGCAGCTGCGAGGATTTCATCGAGACGCTGGCTCACACTACGCCCGGCATCTACGCGGCCGAGGCGAGCTACGCGGCCGACATGGCCAAAATCAGCTACGACCCCGACGCGCTAACGCCCGAAGACCTCACGCACCGGCTGAGCCGCGCCGGATACACCGCCGCCCTCTCCCCTGACGCGGCCGACGATAGCGAAGGCGACACGGTGGTGCGGCTCATCTTTGGCGGATTCTTCGGCATGATGGTGATGGCGGCGTATATCGTGCTGCTGTATCCGGCGTACCTCACCGGCGACGGCCTCATCTCGCTACAGGACGAGGGCCTCACGTACGTCCTCACCAATCTATGGGCGTTCACCAGCTTTGTGCTCTTCATCACGGGCTGGCCCATCCTGCGCGGCGCCGCGGTGAGCGTGCGCGTGCTGCGGCCCAACATGGACCTGCTGGTGGCGCTGGCGGCCGTTAGCGCCTACCTGTACAGCGCCGGCGCGGTGCTCGCGGGCCAAACCGACGTATACTTCGACGTGACGGTCGTCATCATCCTGGCGGTGTCGCTGGGCGGCTACTACGAGCGGCGCATCAAATCGCGGGCCGCAGGGCTGCTGGCGGATCTGACGCGCGAACAGGTGGATACGGCCCGGCGCCATGCCGCCACAGGAGTGGAGACGGTGCCGGTTGAGGCGTTGCAGCCGGGCGACCGGGTGCTGGTGCGGGCCGGCGAGCGCATCCCGATCGACGGTACGGTGGTGGACGGGCGCGCCGCGGTTGATGAGTCGCTGCTTACGGGCGAGTCGGTGCCGGTGCAGCGCACGGTGGGCGACGCGGTGCTGGGCGGCGCGGTGGTCACCGACCATGCGCTCACGGTGCGTGTAGACGCGGGCGCCGCGAGTACGCTCGACCGCCTCGTGTCGCTCATGTGGAGCATCCAGTCGAGCCGCCCGGGGGCCCAGCGCCTGGCCGACCGCATCGCCGCGGTGTTTGTGCCGCTGGTCATTGGTATCGCCGCGGTGGCCTTCGGACTCCAGCTCTGGGCCGGCGCGTCGTGGTCGGCGGCCCTCCTGACCGGCTTGGCTGTGCTCATCGTGTCGTGCCCCTGCGCGCTGGGATTGGCCACGCCCCTCGCGGTGGCTGCAGGCGTGCGCGAGGCCATGCAGCACGGCATCGTCATCCGCGACGTATCGGTGTTTGAGAAGAGTCCGGCCCTCCGCACGCTGGCCCTAGACAAGACCGGCACGCTTACGACCGGTCAAATGGACGTTTTGGAGGCCCCTAGCGATGCCCGCGTATGCCAGCGCGCCGCGGCGGTGGAGGCCGCCTCGGCACATCCCATCGCCCGCGCCCTCGTCGCATCGGTGGGTGGCGACGTGGCACCCGCTTCCCAGGTGGAAAGCTTCCCGCGCGGCGTGGAGGGGTACGTAGACGGCCTGCGGGTGCGGGTGGGGCATCCCGACTGGCTCGCGCAGGACGGCTGGACCCTTTCCGACCGGCACCGGGCGCGCGCTCGTGCGGCACAGCAGCGGGGGCAGGTGCCCGTGGCCGTGGGCTGGGATGCGGCCGTGCGCGGACTGTTTGTGGTGGGCGATGCCCTGCGCGCCGATACGCCCGCGGTGCTCAAGGCGCTGCGGCAGATGAATGTACGCACGGTCGTGCTTACCGGCGACCGGATGGCCGCGGCCCGGCCGCTGCGCGATCGGGATCTCGTCGACGAGGTGGTGGCCGATGTGCGCCCCGAGACGAAATCGGCGGTGGTGAAGCGCCTGCAGGAGGACGGTCCGGTGGCCATGGTGGGCGACGGCAGCAACGACGCCCCGGCCCTCGCGGCCGCCGATGTGGGCATTGCCGTGGGCCCCACCGCGCTGGCCGCCGATGCTGCCGACGTTGTAATCATGCAGGGCGGCCTCGGACGCGTGCCGCAGGTGTTTGCTCTGGCGCGGGCCACGCAGCGGCGGATTCGGCAGAATCTGGTGTGGGCCTTTCTATACAACGCCGTCGCCATTCCAACCGCAGCGCTGGGGGTGCTCAACCCGCTGGTCGCCGCCCTCGCGATGGCCGCGAGCAGTCTGGGCGTTGTCGCCAACTCGGCCCGCTCGCTCCTCCCAGAGCAAGCGGCGCATGCCAAGCATGCACAAGGCAACAAGCGGCACACACCAAGCGGCACACACCAAGCGGCAGATTAA
- the fabD gene encoding ACP S-malonyltransferase: MSTAFLFPGQGSQTVGMGYTLFERFPEARERFEQAAAMMEDTVDLLALMFGTQHSGAAAEEALKQTEVTQPALYTHSLAAMAVLDAHGHTPDMVAGHSLGEYSALAAAGALSFEDGLRVVRRRGELMAEAGTRRPGAMAAVLGADNDAIEAVCTDVSSDGDGVVQPANYNAPGQVVISGDVKAVDRASNEIAGRVIPLPVSGAFHSPLMAYAREGLAETLDAVALNEPRCPVYLNVTGAPTTDPEAIREALIDQLLSPVRWAQTLERMHADGASRFVEVGAGNVLRGLVKRTLGRDVERVAAGTADDLEALAGA, encoded by the coding sequence ATGAGCACGGCTTTTCTCTTTCCGGGGCAAGGATCGCAAACCGTAGGCATGGGCTATACGCTCTTTGAGCGCTTCCCCGAAGCCCGCGAGCGATTTGAGCAGGCAGCCGCTATGATGGAGGACACGGTCGACCTGCTAGCGCTGATGTTTGGCACGCAGCACTCGGGCGCGGCCGCCGAGGAGGCCCTCAAGCAAACGGAGGTGACCCAACCGGCGCTCTACACGCACAGCCTTGCGGCCATGGCCGTGCTCGACGCGCACGGGCATACGCCCGATATGGTGGCCGGGCACAGCCTGGGCGAATACAGCGCGCTGGCCGCCGCCGGAGCCCTCTCGTTTGAAGACGGGCTGCGGGTGGTGCGCCGCCGCGGCGAGCTGATGGCCGAAGCCGGCACGCGGCGTCCCGGCGCGATGGCCGCTGTGCTTGGGGCCGACAACGACGCCATCGAAGCCGTGTGCACCGACGTCTCGTCGGACGGCGACGGCGTGGTGCAACCGGCCAACTACAACGCACCGGGGCAGGTGGTCATCTCTGGCGACGTAAAAGCCGTAGATCGCGCGAGCAACGAAATTGCCGGGCGCGTCATTCCGTTGCCCGTAAGCGGCGCCTTCCACTCGCCACTCATGGCCTACGCCCGCGAGGGCCTGGCCGAAACGCTGGACGCCGTGGCCCTCAACGAACCGCGCTGTCCGGTGTACCTGAACGTAACCGGCGCGCCCACCACCGACCCCGAGGCCATCCGCGAGGCCCTCATCGACCAGCTCCTCTCGCCGGTGCGCTGGGCCCAAACGCTCGAACGGATGCACGCCGACGGCGCCTCTCGCTTTGTGGAAGTGGGTGCGGGGAACGTGCTGCGAGGCCTCGTGAAGCGCACCCTGGGCCGCGATGTGGAGCGCGTGGCGGCCGGCACGGCCGACGACCTGGAGGCGCTAGCGGGCGCATAA
- a CDS encoding beta-ketoacyl-ACP synthase III, with translation MASADSPAVGTSDRRAAVTAVGHFLPEHRLTNADLEQMVDTNDEWIRTRTGIRERRILKDDSKASAFMATEAAREILATRDIDPATIDVVIVATVTPDMLFPATACLVQNEIGATNAWAFDFSAACSGFLFGLTTGAQLIESGRYERVLVIGADKMSAITDYTDRSTCILFGDAAAGVLLEPHDTHGLSDVVHYADGAHGDLLCQPGGGSLNPPSHRTVDAKMHYIQQEGRPVFKYAVTRMADACSEIMARNNLSADDVRYLVPHQANKRIIDATAKRMGLPDDQVMVNIDRYGNTTAATIPLCLHDWEAKLRTGDQLVLTSFGGGFTWGASLLTWAYDGADAA, from the coding sequence ATGGCCTCAGCTGATTCCCCCGCTGTGGGGACGTCCGATCGTCGCGCTGCCGTCACCGCCGTTGGGCACTTCTTGCCGGAGCACCGGCTAACCAACGCCGACCTCGAACAGATGGTGGATACCAACGATGAATGGATCCGGACGCGCACCGGTATTCGCGAGCGGCGCATTTTGAAAGACGATTCGAAGGCTTCGGCGTTCATGGCCACGGAGGCGGCGCGCGAGATCCTCGCGACGCGCGACATCGACCCCGCCACCATCGACGTCGTGATTGTGGCCACCGTCACGCCCGATATGCTGTTTCCGGCCACGGCGTGCCTGGTGCAAAACGAAATTGGCGCCACCAACGCTTGGGCGTTCGACTTTTCGGCGGCGTGCAGCGGCTTCTTGTTTGGCCTTACCACCGGCGCACAGCTCATTGAAAGCGGGCGCTACGAGCGCGTGCTCGTCATTGGCGCCGACAAAATGAGCGCCATCACCGACTACACCGACCGCTCCACCTGCATTCTCTTTGGGGATGCCGCCGCTGGGGTGCTCCTCGAACCGCACGACACGCACGGCCTTTCCGATGTCGTTCACTACGCTGATGGCGCGCACGGCGACCTGCTGTGCCAGCCGGGCGGCGGCAGCCTCAACCCGCCCTCGCACCGCACCGTAGATGCCAAGATGCACTACATCCAGCAGGAGGGCCGCCCGGTGTTTAAGTACGCCGTAACGCGCATGGCCGATGCGTGCAGCGAGATTATGGCGCGCAACAACCTGTCGGCCGACGACGTGCGCTACCTGGTGCCGCATCAGGCCAACAAGCGCATCATCGACGCGACGGCCAAGCGCATGGGCCTGCCCGACGACCAGGTGATGGTCAACATTGACCGGTACGGCAACACCACCGCGGCCACAATCCCCCTGTGCCTGCACGACTGGGAGGCGAAGCTGCGCACGGGCGACCAGCTGGTACTGACGAGCTTTGGCGGCGGATTTACGTGGGGCGCTTCGCTGCTTACCTGGGCCTATGACGGCGCCGATGCCGCGTAG
- the bshB1 gene encoding bacillithiol biosynthesis deacetylase BshB1, with the protein MATLLHGAQTETLDVLALAAHPDDVELCAGGTICTLVAQGYAVGIVDFTRGELGSRGTPEGRMEEATRAAEIMGLAVRENLGLPDGDIANTKANQRAVIAAVRRYQPRIVLINSATCRHPDHCAAAQLATDALYYSGLRKVDTTDRDGTPQAPHRPAHVLHYMQAIPFEPTLVVDVSAVWERRIEALQAFRSQFFNEDYTPDADEPETFISNPDFFEWIEGRARTYGYNIGATYGEPFLYRHGPLGVDDLGAVLAKDQPFR; encoded by the coding sequence ATGGCAACACTTCTTCACGGCGCGCAAACGGAAACGCTTGATGTGCTGGCGCTCGCGGCGCATCCCGATGATGTGGAATTGTGTGCGGGTGGTACAATTTGTACCCTCGTGGCGCAAGGCTACGCGGTGGGCATCGTCGATTTCACCCGGGGCGAGCTGGGGTCGCGCGGAACGCCCGAAGGCCGAATGGAAGAAGCAACCCGGGCGGCCGAGATCATGGGGCTTGCCGTGCGCGAAAACCTGGGCCTGCCCGATGGCGACATCGCCAACACCAAAGCAAATCAGCGGGCGGTCATTGCGGCGGTGCGGCGGTATCAGCCGCGCATTGTGCTGATAAACAGCGCCACGTGCCGCCACCCGGATCACTGTGCAGCGGCCCAGCTTGCTACCGACGCCCTCTATTACAGCGGGCTGCGGAAGGTAGACACCACCGATCGCGACGGAACGCCCCAAGCGCCGCATCGGCCCGCGCACGTGCTGCACTACATGCAGGCCATTCCGTTTGAGCCGACGCTTGTGGTGGATGTGAGCGCCGTGTGGGAGCGGCGCATCGAGGCGCTGCAGGCCTTCCGCTCGCAGTTCTTCAACGAGGACTACACGCCGGATGCCGACGAGCCGGAGACCTTCATCTCCAATCCAGACTTTTTTGAATGGATCGAGGGCCGCGCCCGCACCTACGGCTACAACATTGGCGCAACGTACGGCGAGCCGTTCTTGTACCGCCACGGCCCGCTGGGCGTAGACGACCTGGGAGCCGTGCTTGCGAAGGATCAGCCGTTTCGGTGA
- the murQ gene encoding N-acetylmuramic acid 6-phosphate etherase, protein MAASPDLFDRLQQLATEQRNPHSAAIDTASVEEILHIINTEDHRVPIAVRREIPHIAAAVRRIVDAFAQGGRLLYVGAGTSGRLGVVDASECPPTFGTDPALVQGIIAGGRSAVFQSQEGAEDEPAGGAQALDNHDISAADVVCGIASSGRTPFVVGALDHARALGADTLLVTTVPRASLDVTVDVAICPVVGPEVIMGSTRMKSGTAQKLVLNMLTTAAMIRRGKVYQNMMVDLQRTSEKLVQRAVRTVVMVTGADRATAEATLDACDGHVKTALVMLLAGVDADAARARLARADGFVRHALQDEA, encoded by the coding sequence ATGGCCGCCTCGCCCGACCTTTTCGACCGCCTGCAGCAGCTCGCCACCGAACAGCGCAACCCGCACTCGGCCGCCATCGACACCGCATCGGTGGAGGAAATCTTGCACATCATCAACACCGAAGACCACCGCGTGCCCATCGCGGTGCGCCGCGAGATTCCGCACATTGCCGCCGCGGTGCGCCGCATCGTCGATGCGTTTGCGCAGGGCGGCCGCCTGCTCTATGTGGGCGCCGGCACCAGCGGACGCCTCGGCGTGGTGGATGCCTCCGAGTGCCCGCCCACCTTTGGCACCGATCCGGCGCTTGTGCAAGGCATCATTGCCGGGGGGCGGTCGGCCGTCTTTCAATCGCAAGAAGGCGCCGAAGACGAACCCGCAGGCGGCGCACAGGCCCTCGATAACCACGACATATCGGCGGCCGATGTGGTGTGCGGCATCGCCTCCAGCGGACGCACGCCTTTTGTGGTGGGCGCGCTCGATCATGCGCGGGCGCTGGGCGCCGACACCCTGCTCGTAACCACCGTTCCGCGCGCGAGCCTCGACGTAACGGTGGACGTGGCCATCTGCCCGGTGGTGGGGCCCGAGGTCATCATGGGCTCGACGCGGATGAAGAGCGGCACCGCCCAAAAGCTCGTGCTGAACATGCTCACGACGGCCGCGATGATTCGGCGCGGCAAGGTGTACCAAAACATGATGGTCGACCTGCAGCGCACCAGCGAAAAGCTCGTGCAGCGGGCGGTGCGCACGGTGGTAATGGTGACCGGCGCCGACCGCGCCACGGCCGAGGCCACCCTCGACGCCTGCGACGGCCACGTCAAAACGGCGCTCGTCATGCTCCTGGCCGGCGTCGATGCCGATGCGGCCCGCGCCCGGCTCGCCCGCGCCGATGGCTTTGTGCGCCACGCGCTTCAGGATGAGGCCTAA